The following proteins are co-located in the Paenibacillus sp. JNUCC32 genome:
- a CDS encoding dynamin family protein translates to MTLKLMTDEIGYSMTELNRVRDRFLDWNDESSSALTEDLIRKGTGGELTLAFCGHFSAGKSSMINALCGKKVLPSGPVPTSANVVTIRSGEPQALIHRTVADHGEPIKVTIDELAEYCKEGREYSAIEVWDDVPLLGADGVLMDTPGVDSTDDGHRLATHSALHMADIVFYVMDYNHVQSESNLMFAKSLSDWGKPLYLIVNQIDKHRDDELTLSSYLNDVKKAFAQWKITYKGLLCTSLKVQDHPYNQWETLKSLIGELISRKEPLLRHSVSCSIRHAADQHVEAYTRSHQEEKERLLEEMGGEEAAAALQARLQDLEEQKRTVAGLPESVRAELRKEADKLLANANLTPADVRDLSLSFLESRKSGFKVGFLFSGGKTEEERRRRLEAFHHRLEEQTSSQVDWHMRSLFRNSVEQHAEWNAEWERLMDAELPGVREEMITRTVNPEATVSGEYVLNYNRELAEEIKGSYRMAVLVLADRLKAALTDAAAVRLQELERQGAELLAQSAASASYAALQQAEAARAAELAELLPPRTSLTPGLLPEVREPEGQPAHAAAQGGAPAAQPGQGRTAPRAAAAQAAPQRRQRLEAAAAELRAAAALLAPHPALASAARDLTARADALAGGSFTLALFGAFSAGKSSFANALLGESVLPVSPHPTTAAVNRILAPAEGRSHGTADVRMKSREMWWDDLKYSFGVLGLQEPNPANWRSVAEGLNPAGIHPAGLPHYGFLKAAASGWDEMESRLGTTETVELAEYRGYVADETKSCFVDGIDLYYSCPMTEQGIVLVDTPGADSLHARHTGVTFNYIKNADAIVYVTYYNHAFSKADRQFLSQLGRVKDSFALDKMFFIVNAADLAQSEDELNEVVKHVRTNLTASGVGSPHIFPVSSLAALDNKRQGDEEKLQASGFPVFEEALGRFAVEELPRLSQRAGYDEIASVRDRIRGWAEMAAQDETTRKRKIGELEEVQNQAMARLNALAEQEMARDIGQESSELLFHVRQRLDYAMNRFFQESFNPSVLREDAGHLKSAFAACGRDLMRTMSVELDQELWATTLRLETAGRKLTEAAAFKAAADINGMAEGLSLAIRRDPDWAPPELDETELQIQGDWLTFWSTFKNPKHFFEGGGSSKLREAAEPKVKEAVAGVVGLREEQLTDHYVRMSERSLQHHVSALEEQLKESMAAILGSLQDGQSPLMWRQLADDLEAMIKSAQ, encoded by the coding sequence ATGACATTGAAGTTGATGACTGATGAAATCGGATACAGCATGACGGAACTAAATAGAGTCCGGGACCGTTTTTTGGACTGGAATGACGAGTCTTCCTCCGCATTGACCGAGGATTTGATACGCAAGGGTACTGGCGGCGAGCTCACGCTTGCCTTCTGCGGTCATTTTTCAGCTGGGAAGTCAAGCATGATCAATGCGCTTTGCGGCAAAAAGGTGCTGCCCTCGGGTCCGGTGCCGACGAGTGCCAATGTGGTCACGATTCGAAGCGGCGAGCCCCAGGCATTGATTCACCGGACTGTCGCGGACCATGGGGAGCCTATCAAGGTAACGATCGACGAACTTGCGGAATACTGCAAGGAGGGCCGGGAGTATTCCGCGATTGAAGTGTGGGATGACGTGCCGCTGCTTGGCGCGGACGGAGTATTGATGGATACCCCCGGCGTCGACTCAACCGACGACGGGCATCGGCTAGCGACCCATTCCGCTCTGCATATGGCGGATATCGTGTTTTACGTCATGGATTACAATCATGTGCAGTCGGAGAGTAATCTGATGTTTGCCAAGAGCCTGTCGGATTGGGGGAAGCCGCTATATTTGATCGTGAATCAGATCGACAAGCATCGTGATGACGAGTTGACGCTGTCCTCTTACCTGAACGACGTCAAGAAGGCGTTCGCCCAGTGGAAGATCACGTACAAAGGGTTGTTATGCACCTCGCTTAAAGTGCAGGACCATCCCTATAACCAATGGGAGACGCTGAAGTCTTTGATCGGCGAACTGATATCCCGGAAGGAGCCGCTGCTGCGCCATAGCGTTTCCTGCTCCATTCGTCATGCTGCGGATCAGCATGTGGAAGCCTATACCCGCAGTCATCAGGAGGAGAAGGAACGGCTGCTGGAGGAAATGGGCGGCGAGGAGGCCGCAGCGGCGCTGCAAGCGCGCTTGCAGGATCTGGAAGAACAAAAGAGAACCGTAGCGGGGCTGCCGGAATCGGTTCGCGCAGAACTCCGCAAGGAAGCCGATAAGCTGCTGGCCAATGCCAATCTAACGCCGGCGGATGTTCGGGATTTAAGCCTGTCTTTCCTGGAGAGCCGGAAATCCGGCTTTAAGGTCGGGTTCCTCTTCTCGGGCGGCAAGACGGAGGAAGAGCGCCGTCGCCGTCTGGAGGCCTTCCATCATCGTTTGGAGGAACAGACCTCTTCGCAGGTCGACTGGCATATGCGTTCGCTGTTCCGCAATAGCGTCGAGCAGCATGCGGAATGGAATGCCGAATGGGAACGTTTGATGGACGCCGAACTTCCGGGCGTGCGGGAGGAAATGATTACGCGAACCGTGAATCCGGAAGCCACGGTGTCGGGCGAATATGTATTGAACTATAACCGGGAGCTGGCCGAGGAAATCAAGGGCAGCTACCGCATGGCCGTGTTGGTGCTTGCCGACCGGCTGAAGGCGGCATTGACGGACGCTGCGGCCGTCCGTCTGCAGGAGCTGGAGCGCCAGGGCGCCGAGCTCCTGGCGCAATCCGCGGCTTCCGCCAGCTACGCAGCCCTGCAGCAGGCGGAAGCCGCCCGCGCGGCCGAGCTGGCCGAGCTGCTCCCGCCGCGCACCTCCCTCACCCCCGGCCTCCTGCCGGAGGTGAGGGAGCCGGAGGGGCAGCCCGCGCATGCGGCTGCCCAGGGCGGCGCCCCGGCGGCGCAGCCGGGGCAAGGGCGCACGGCGCCCCGGGCCGCCGCTGCGCAGGCGGCACCGCAGCGGCGCCAGCGGCTTGAGGCCGCGGCAGCCGAGCTGCGCGCAGCGGCGGCGCTGCTGGCGCCGCACCCCGCGCTGGCGTCGGCCGCGCGGGATCTGACCGCCCGCGCGGATGCGCTTGCGGGCGGCTCGTTCACCCTGGCGCTGTTCGGAGCGTTCAGCGCCGGAAAGTCCTCCTTCGCCAATGCACTGCTTGGCGAGTCGGTCCTGCCGGTATCGCCGCATCCGACAACGGCGGCGGTGAACCGCATATTGGCACCGGCTGAAGGAAGATCACATGGTACCGCAGACGTGCGTATGAAGAGCCGCGAGATGTGGTGGGACGATTTGAAGTATTCCTTCGGCGTGCTGGGTCTCCAAGAACCGAATCCGGCCAATTGGCGGAGCGTGGCCGAAGGTTTGAATCCGGCCGGAATTCACCCGGCAGGCCTGCCGCATTACGGGTTCCTAAAGGCCGCCGCCTCCGGCTGGGATGAGATGGAGTCCAGGCTCGGCACCACGGAAACGGTAGAATTGGCCGAATATCGGGGATACGTGGCGGACGAAACCAAATCCTGCTTTGTCGACGGGATCGATCTGTATTACAGCTGTCCGATGACGGAGCAAGGGATCGTGCTGGTGGATACGCCGGGAGCGGATTCCCTGCATGCCCGGCACACCGGCGTCACCTTCAACTATATTAAGAATGCGGATGCGATTGTTTACGTAACGTATTACAACCATGCGTTCTCCAAAGCGGACCGGCAATTCCTGTCCCAGCTGGGCCGGGTCAAAGACAGCTTTGCCTTGGATAAAATGTTCTTTATCGTCAATGCGGCTGATCTAGCTCAGTCCGAAGACGAGCTGAATGAGGTGGTGAAGCATGTGCGCACCAATCTTACAGCCAGCGGCGTAGGCAGCCCGCATATCTTCCCCGTCTCCAGTCTGGCTGCGCTGGACAATAAGCGGCAAGGGGACGAGGAGAAATTGCAGGCATCGGGATTCCCTGTTTTCGAAGAAGCGCTGGGCCGATTTGCGGTGGAAGAGCTGCCAAGGCTGTCCCAGCGTGCCGGTTATGATGAGATCGCTTCTGTGAGGGACCGTATCCGGGGGTGGGCAGAAATGGCCGCTCAGGATGAGACCACGCGCAAGCGGAAAATCGGGGAGCTGGAAGAGGTGCAAAACCAAGCCATGGCCCGCCTTAACGCTTTGGCGGAGCAGGAAATGGCACGCGACATCGGTCAAGAAAGCAGCGAGCTGCTGTTTCACGTGCGGCAGCGGCTGGATTATGCCATGAACCGTTTCTTCCAGGAGTCGTTTAATCCTTCCGTGCTTCGGGAGGATGCAGGGCATTTGAAATCGGCATTTGCGGCTTGCGGACGTGATTTGATGCGAACGATGTCCGTAGAGCTGGATCAGGAACTATGGGCCACCACGCTTCGTTTGGAGACGGCCGGCCGCAAATTAACCGAAGCCGCGGCATTTAAGGCCGCAGCCGATATCAACGGCATGGCCGAGGGCCTGTCACTGGCCATACGCCGGGATCCGGACTGGGCACCGCCGGAGCTGGACGAAACGGAGCTGCAAATCCAAGGCGATTGGTTAACCTTCTGGTCGACCTTTAAGAATCCCAAGCATTTCTTTGAGGGCGGCGGAAGTTCCAAGCTGCGCGAAGCGGCTGAGCCGAAAGTGAAGGAAGCCGTTGCGGGTGTGGTCGGCCTGCGGGAAGAGCAGCTGACGGACCACTATGTTCGAATGAGCGAACGTTCACTGCAGCATCATGTATCCGCATTGGAGGAACAGCTGAAGGAATCCATGGCTGCCATACTGGGTTCGCTGCAGGACGGCCAGTCTCCGTTGATGTGGCGTCAGCTGGCGGATGATTTGGAAGCCATGATAAAGTCAGCGCAGTAA